From a region of the Mucilaginibacter auburnensis genome:
- the rnhA gene encoding ribonuclease HI, whose amino-acid sequence MIEIFTDGASSGNPGPGGYGVILRSGKHYKELSEGFRKTTNNRMELLAVIKGLEALNKPGQDVMVYSDSKYVIDAIEKRWLNGWLQKGFAGKKNKDLWLRYLEVSKLHNVKFTWVRGHNGHPENERCDQLAVAAGKQKDLLIDSVFEVEASKASLL is encoded by the coding sequence ATGATAGAAATTTTTACAGATGGAGCATCAAGTGGTAACCCAGGTCCGGGTGGGTACGGAGTGATACTCCGATCGGGTAAACACTATAAAGAGCTTTCAGAAGGATTTAGAAAAACCACTAATAACCGCATGGAATTACTGGCCGTTATTAAAGGGCTCGAGGCTTTAAATAAACCCGGTCAGGATGTAATGGTTTATTCCGACTCTAAATATGTGATAGATGCTATTGAAAAGCGCTGGCTGAATGGTTGGTTACAAAAAGGCTTCGCCGGCAAAAAAAATAAAGACCTATGGCTACGCTATCTGGAGGTAAGCAAACTTCATAATGTAAAATTCACGTGGGTAAGAGGACACAATGGGCACCCCGAAAATGAACGATGCGACCAACTTGCGGTAGCAGCGGGTAAGCAGAAAGACTTATTGATA